In Humulus lupulus chromosome 7, drHumLupu1.1, whole genome shotgun sequence, the following are encoded in one genomic region:
- the LOC133790711 gene encoding GRF1-interacting factor 1 isoform X2 — protein sequence MEYLDENKSLILKIVESQNSGKLGECAENQARLQRNLMYLAAIADSQPQPPTMHAQYPSSSIMQPGGHYMQQHQQAQQITQQSLMGGGSSMLYNQQPFTALQQQALHSQLGMSSGGNSGLHMLQNDMGSAGGSGPLGGGGFPDFGRGAGEGMHRGMAGGSKQDMGSSGSAEGRGGSSGGDGGETLYLKSTDDGN from the exons ATGGAG TATTTGGATGAAAACAAGTCATTGATCCTGAAGATTGTTGAGAGCCAGAATTCAGGAAAATTGGGTGAATGTGCAGA GAACCAAGCGAGGCTGCAGCGAAACCTAATGTACCTTGCTGCTATTGCTGATTCTCAGCCCCAGCCTCCTACGATGCATGCTCAG TATCCTTCGAGTAGTATTATGCAGCCAGGAGGACATTACATGCAGCAGCACCAACAAGCTCAGCAGATAACTCAACAATCACTCATGGGGGGAGGCTCGTCCATGTTGTACAACCAGCAGCCATTTACAGCTCTGCAACAGCAAGCGCTGCACAGCCAGCTCGGCATGAGCTCTGGTGGGAACTCTGGCCTTCACATGCTGCAAAACGACATGGGTAGCGCAGGAGGCAGTGGACCGCTAGGGGGTGGCGGATTTCCTGATTTCGGTCGTGGCGCTGGAGAAGGGATGCATAGAGGAATGGCTGGTGGTAGTAAGCAAGATATGGGAAGTTCTGGATCAGCTGAAGGCCGAGGAGGGAGTTCTGGAGGTGATGGGGGCGAGACCCTTTACTTAAAATCCACCGACGATGGGAATTAA
- the LOC133790711 gene encoding GRF1-interacting factor 1 isoform X1 codes for MQQHLMQMQPMMAAYYPNNVTTDHIQQYLDENKSLILKIVESQNSGKLGECAENQARLQRNLMYLAAIADSQPQPPTMHAQYPSSSIMQPGGHYMQQHQQAQQITQQSLMGGGSSMLYNQQPFTALQQQALHSQLGMSSGGNSGLHMLQNDMGSAGGSGPLGGGGFPDFGRGAGEGMHRGMAGGSKQDMGSSGSAEGRGGSSGGDGGETLYLKSTDDGN; via the exons ATGCAGCAGCACCTGATGCAGATGCAGCCCATGATGGCAGCCTATTATCCCAACAACGTCACCACTGATCACATTCAACAG TATTTGGATGAAAACAAGTCATTGATCCTGAAGATTGTTGAGAGCCAGAATTCAGGAAAATTGGGTGAATGTGCAGA GAACCAAGCGAGGCTGCAGCGAAACCTAATGTACCTTGCTGCTATTGCTGATTCTCAGCCCCAGCCTCCTACGATGCATGCTCAG TATCCTTCGAGTAGTATTATGCAGCCAGGAGGACATTACATGCAGCAGCACCAACAAGCTCAGCAGATAACTCAACAATCACTCATGGGGGGAGGCTCGTCCATGTTGTACAACCAGCAGCCATTTACAGCTCTGCAACAGCAAGCGCTGCACAGCCAGCTCGGCATGAGCTCTGGTGGGAACTCTGGCCTTCACATGCTGCAAAACGACATGGGTAGCGCAGGAGGCAGTGGACCGCTAGGGGGTGGCGGATTTCCTGATTTCGGTCGTGGCGCTGGAGAAGGGATGCATAGAGGAATGGCTGGTGGTAGTAAGCAAGATATGGGAAGTTCTGGATCAGCTGAAGGCCGAGGAGGGAGTTCTGGAGGTGATGGGGGCGAGACCCTTTACTTAAAATCCACCGACGATGGGAATTAA